One stretch of Eupeodes corollae chromosome 2, idEupCoro1.1, whole genome shotgun sequence DNA includes these proteins:
- the LOC129947912 gene encoding rho GTPase-activating protein 190 isoform X8 produces MWQHAGSSKESKVNKFAMKQINVSVVGLSGNEKEKGQSGVGKSCLCNRFIRPMTDDYFIDHISVLSQSDFSGRIVNNDHFLYWGEVKKTTDEGTEYNFNVVEQTEFIDDATFQPFKVGKMEPYYKRCTTTKVASAEKLMYVCKSQLGIEKEYEQKVLPDGRLTIDGFVVVFDVSPVPNRSLEKQVEFVHNILMNLLKTKKPIVLVTTKNDDASEAYIREAEKVCQRKEYKGAIQLVETSSHESINIDTAFILLAQLIDKTKNRTKITTYAEAARTRKELLDTRTEAVAKLIRNQITDYHTLWSHGSKMLAQHREWNEFLDLFGQEAGQRIFRRHMKKLRDDHLNKRLQQYMDGFVGALQDIIPDIGTFNIETDEDWNSVRNYIRNHVEFDQYFFDCQRAPWTDLSDVSDIEDEARIPFDILDTPEAETVFKNHLNALQQEQKRLEWKKQFKKLLEETGYVTPGKQLAEVRVLFMGRECFEALSEHDCQQIYDNHQRELIDKAKHNFLELLLEHADLFQHFKNIEPSGTITQDDIKEITEVLQDDLRYKLLDRLDQDRKVMLFQHLGFIHCPIREHCPAFPNCMDCMIERILSLKKTSTLTSNKWKSPSTESILNLLIMGSEHLASDLLNDIRISSGSEGEYIYDSQTYYLNYRIVNGDMESFKSIDFQSSGLICVYSNQQSFETLKDNLERSLLCNLELEDKFENLPIVLVYQPHDLKENEIDYLRAEGLRLAEMLHCEFIDTMNFYRHRQTPHQKYVYEILNNLIISLRLSDIKCDDSYQPDHPDLRIIICMFCGDLYSPESILAPLVSESTSSVTQDRSILVDTFLGDCKRRVEFIISSYHGANQYRDELIHGFILFYSTKRKSSLANLNAFTMNIPNMPIQIIAITENGGANAFFNNDLCQLLITEGNSIADRYRANFMTSSAGQPLKFAIYTPFLKKVWDRKPEIESLHMEEPVTLDSGEGTLEHSMHHLPQPPPRHESYMLKNTAGTDGSGSENYEHLPTRSLNSLNGEKDISMDDTYDDDKDEKARLLHQGFQIYPPPTTPPEPAPPDHHMAPSSIMRQFKGNLVSASQSSLDEITSDVSGSKDSLTTHDSGWLDDQLFISRDAEKHDVRGSVRRNTIWNNFSGSNHHAFTTGRRQNESSFANKIRPKGPSQTLKQPGKLNLKNFQLVSDAVARMNVSSDTNLAEDDSDEMAEYAQIKNAYGDEEYSESDSDSSSSGQRKARDGYYKMNRKQQTHKRTRKKRVPIPVQPPKVPPFGTFVSPPEIPMHYQKMKTLEKVKHMHTDVQEEESSVDVSSPRDNNSPIFGMVSKTGENDKLLDMKIKPKNWKEEEKLEKRRLKEEQAKLRKQQDKEKEQEKKMKRKSKQNSKLSSGAIENLETALSSLPEFMQSDKNNIPIFLHKCIQFIEQEGLDSEGIYRVPGNRAHVDLLFQKFEEDSNVDIESLDIPVNAVATALKDFFSKRFPPLFDKEVMAELEEIAGTPNVKPETETVGSRNMSSAKLSMEVKTDRSCRLISLRNLLNKLPVVNFAILKFIFQHFVRVSENSKLNSMDSKNLAICWWPTLIPIEFTDMGHFEQLRPYLEDIVQTMIDQFPYLYCGKEAFVMV; encoded by the exons GTAAACAAATTTGCGATGAAGCAAATTAACGTGAGTGTGGTGGGTCTATCTGGCAATGAAAAAGAGAAAGGTCAGAGTGGCGTAGGGAAATCATGCCTATGCAATCGTTTCATACGCCCAATGACTGATGATTATTTCATCGATCACATATCTGTTTTGAGTcag TCGGATTTTAGCGGACGAATAGTAAACAACGACCATTTCCTCTATTGGGGGGAAGTTAAGAAAACCACAGACGAAGGCACCGAGTACAATTTCAATGTAGTGGAGCAAACTGAGTTCATTGATGATGCGACATTCCAACCGTTTAAAGTAGGCAAAATGGAACCATACTACAAGCGTTGTACTACAACCAAAGTAGCGTCAGCTGAAAAGCTAATGTACGTATGCAAGAGTCAGTTAGGAATTGAAAAAGAATACGAGCAAAAAGTTTTGCCAGATGGACGCCTTACTATCGATGGCTTTGTTGTGGTTTTCGATGTGAGCCCAGTTCCAAATCGATCACTTGAAAAACAAGTCGAATTTGTTCATAACATACTAATGAACCTGCTTAAGACAAAGAAGCCAATAGTATTAGTTACGACCAAAAATGACGATGCGAGTGAAGCTTATATCCGCGAAGCGGAGAAAGTTTGCCAGCGAAAGGAATATAAAGGTGCGATTCAACTAGTTGAAACATCGTCTCATGAGTCAATTAACATCGACACGGCTTTTATACTACTGGCACAGCTAATTGATAAGACTAAAAATCGTACGAAAATAACAACTTATGCGGAAGCGGCTCGGACACGCAAAGAACTTCTAGATACTAGAACCGAAGCTGTGGCTAAGCTGATCCGAAATCAAATAACCGATTATCACACACTATGGTCGCATGGCTCAAAGATGCTCGCACAACATCGAGAGTGGAATgaatttttagatttgtttggTCAAGAAGCGGGCCAAAGGATATTTCGAAGGCACATGAAAAAACTACGCGATGACCATTTGAACAAGCGACTTCAACAATATATGGATGGATTTGTTGGTGCCCTACAAGATATTATTCCGGACATAGGGACATTTAATATTGAAACTGACGAAGACTGGAATTCTGTTAGAAACTACATACGAAATCATGTAGAATTTGATCAATATTTCTTTGATTGTCAACGTGCGCCGTGGACAGATTTAAGTGACGTTAGTGACATCGAGGATGAAGCAAGAATTCCGTTTGATATTTTGGATACTCCTGAAGCCGAAactgttttcaaaaatcatttaaatgcgTTGCAACAGGAACAAAAGAGATTAGA GTGGAAGAAGCAGTTTAAAAAGCTCCTAGAAGAGACTGGCTACGTAACCCCGGGCAAGCAACTAGCTGAAGTTCGTGTGCTTTTTATGGGACGTGAATGCTTTGAAGCATTATCCGAACATGATTGCCAACAAATTTACGATAATCATCAGCGGGAGCTAATTGACAAAGCCAAGCACAATTTTTTGGAGTTATTACTAGAACATGCAGATCTgttccaacattttaaaaatatagagcCATCCGGTACGATTACTCAAGatgatattaaagaaattacTGAAGTATTACAAGATGATTTAAG ATATAAGCTATTGGATCGTCTAGATCAGGATAGGAAAGTAATGCTGTTCCAACATCTTGGCTTTATTCATTGTCCAATCAGGGAACATTGTCCAGCATTTCCAAATTGCATGGATTGCATGATTGAACGAATattaagcttaaagaaaacaaGTACTCTCACATCAAACAAATGGAAATCTCCATCCACCGAAAGTATTTTAAATCTGCTGATTATGGGATCAGAGCATTTAGCTAGTGATTTACTAAATGATATTAGAATAAGTTCTGGCAGTGAAGGCGAATATATTTATGATAGTCAGACTTATTATCTCAACTATAGAATTGTAAATGGAGACATGGAATCGTTTAAGTCAATTGATTTTCAATCTAGTG gtttaaTTTGTGTTTACTCTAACCAACAATCTTTTGAAACACTGAAAGATAACCTAGAACGCAGTTTGCTTTGCAATTTGGAATTGGaagataaatttgaaaatctacCAATCGTGCTAGTTTATCAACCGCACGACTTGAAAGAAAACGAAATTGACTACTTACGCGCTGAAGGATTACGTTTAGCAGAAATGTTGCACTGTGAATTTATCGACACAATGAATTTTTACCGCCACCGCCAAACACCTCATCAGAAATATGTCTACGAAATACTGAACAATTTGATCATAAGTTTAcgtttatcagatatcaaatgTGATGATTCATATCAGCCAGATCATCCAGACTTGAGAATTAtcatttgtatgttttgtgGTGATCTTTATTCTCCAGAAAGCATTCTAGCTCCTTTAGTGTCAGAATCTACATCGAGTGTTACTCAGGATCGGAGTATTTTAGTAGACACCTTCCTGGGCGATTGCAAGAGACGAGTTGAGTTCATAATTTCTTCTTATCATGGGGCAAACCAATATCGTGATGAATTGATACACGGATTCATTTTGTTCTATTCAACTAAAAGAAAGTCATCTTTagcaaatttaaa TGCTTTCACAATGAACATTCCAAACATGCCAATACAAATAATAGCGATTACCGAAAATGGAGGTGCTAATGCGTTTTTCAATAACGATTTATGTCAGCTATTAATAACAGAAGGGAACTCGATCGCTGATCGATACCGTGCCAATTTTATGACATCCTCAGCTGGACAACCATTGAAAt tTGCAATTTATACACCGTTCTTGAAAAAAGTATGGGATCGTAAACCAGAAATTGAAAGTCTACACATGGAAGAACCAGTGACTTTGGATTCCGGAGAGGGCACATTGGAACATTCCATGCATCATTTGCCACAGCCTCCTCCAAGACACGAAAGCTATATGCTGAAAAATACAGCGGGTACTGATGGTTCTGGGAGTGAAAATTATGAACATCTTCCAACTAGATCATTGAATTCATTAAATG GTGAAAAAGATATATCCATGGATGATACATATGATGATGATAAGGATGAGAAAGCTAGACTTTTACATCAAG GATTCCAGATTTATCCACCACCAACAACGCCCCCAGAGCCTGCACCTCCAGATCACCACATGGCTCCCTCATCGATAATGCGTCAATTCAAGGGGAATTTAGTTTCAGCATCTCAGTCCAGTTTAGACGAGATAACAT CGGATGTGAGCGGTTCGAAGGATTCATTGACAACTCATGATtcag GTTGGCTGGACGATCAACTTTTTATAAGTCGAGATGCCGAAAAGCACGATGTTCGTGGAAGTGTTAGGAGGAACACGATCTGGAATAACTTCAGTGGGTCAAATCATCATGCTTTTACTACAGGACGTAGGCAAAACGAATCcagttttgcaaataaaataaggCCAAAAGGACCTAGTCAGACTCTGAag CAACCTGGAAAATTAAATCTGAAGAACTTCCAACTAGTGAGTGATGCAGTTGCCCGGATGAATGTGAGCAGTGATACCAATTTAGCAGAAG ATGATTCCGATGAGATGGCAGAATACGCACAAATCAAAAACGCATACGGGGATGAAG AGTATTCGGAGTCGGATAGCGACTCGAGTTCATCAGGACAAAGAAAAGCTAGAGACGGTTACTATAAGATGAACCGCAAACAACAGACACACAAACGTACTAGGAAAAAGCGCGTTCCCATCCCCGTACAGCCTCCAAAAGTGCCTCCTTTTGGAACATTTGTGAGTCCCCCTGAAATTCCGATGCattatcaaaaaatgaaaactcttgaaaaag TTAAACACATGCATACCGATGTTCAAGAAGAGGAATCAAGTGTAGATGTGTCGTCTCCACGAGATAATAATTCGCCCATA tTTGGGATGGTCTCAAAAACCGGAGAGAATGATAAACTGCttgatatgaaaataaaaccaaaaaattggaAAGAAGAGGAAAAACTAGAGAAACGCCGTCTTAAAGAAGAGCAAGCTAAATTGCGGAAGCAACAAgacaaagaaaaagaacaagaaaagaaaatgaaacggAAGTCTAAACAAAATAGCAAGTTGTCATCTGGTGCGATTGAGAATCTTGAAACCGCTCTATCGTCACTGCCAGAATTTATGCAATcggataaaaataatattccaaTATTCTTACATAAATGTATACAATTTATTGAGCAGGAAGGTTTGGATTCCGAGGGTATATATCGTGTTCCTGGAAATCGTGCTCATGTGGACTTGCTGTTTCAGAAGTTTGAAGAAG ATTCGAATGTTGACATTGAATCGTTGGATATACCAGTTAATGCCGTGGCAACGGCGTTAAAAGACTTTTTCTCAAAGCGTTTTCCGCCACTTTTCGACAAAGAAGTTATGGCTGAATTGGAAGAAATTGCtg GTACACCCAATGTTAAACCAGAAACGGAAACTGTGG ggTCGCGAAATATGTCCTCGGCTAAATTAAGCATGGAAGTAAAAACAGACCGTAGCTGCCGTTTGATATCTCTTAGAAATCTGCTCAACAAATTACCGGTTGTTAATTTTGCcatattaaagtttatttttcaacattttgttcg